The Pirellulimonas nuda genome includes a region encoding these proteins:
- a CDS encoding S8 family peptidase encodes MDRNRSRKPRSCRVESLEARQVMSADPLVDLLAGAVNHPGGLDLPALAQPATLDAPPIVLPAELDPPPLPGLAIAAADPGGAALPSQAALAQQSLASAHLLTGLDQVRANYGFDGGGQTVAVIDTGVAWDHFALGGGFGSGYRVVGGWDFAENDANPYDDGPAGFHGTHVSGVIGADGGASSGVAPGVDLVALRVFSDTGAGYTNWVESALQWVHENRNAFENPITAVNLSLGNSWNADTVPNWAALEDEFAQLEADGIFIAVAAGNDFTSYNAPGLSYPAVSPYVVPVMSVDDSGALSYFSQRHTRALAAPGRFISSTAPDYAGDSNGVVDDYKTASGTNMAAPYVAGASVLVREAMEFVGTTGVTQDMIYDHLMATADTLFDSATQQSYKRLNLARAIDALMPADDYGSSVATAYNLGTLGGSLQSQSHLAMDGLIGKLDDADYFTFTAAETGRVTFNATGGTHDFAASWAGFGATGWTSVNAGAGCAMTVVAGQTYTVALSSSGGLGYYGLDVEFENAVNFIDWGAVGVQQTKANLTINGEQWYRITASRNGYLTVDAVAGGQNISLDLYNASMKLVRQGGATDRADVLTTAGTQYYVRVTGTASGVALRLTNAVAISGDTVHVVGTEGNDAIAFSTGTGGFYHGLSVNGLVFAFDTSVYKNLAVSGAGGTDSFVLHGTAQKETVLLGVNSISLTGPGYVLVGSSFENIVVVGMGGDDAAYMYGSAGADTYRTYGDRVVMSGAGYNNRAEGFANTYGFANSLIDVAYMYGSAGADTYRTYADRVIMSGPGYANRAYSFVATHGFADSTSDTALMYDSAGSDFYRAYSDRAIMSGTLYNNRATGFARVTGYASTGYDQAYLHDSAGNDLGTVRSWGGAIDHASGGHIEARGFDLMLLYGLEGGTNTLDLEAVDYVFAQIGLWG; translated from the coding sequence ATGGACCGTAATCGCAGCCGCAAGCCGCGCTCTTGCCGGGTCGAATCGCTCGAAGCACGACAGGTGATGTCGGCCGACCCGTTGGTCGACCTGCTGGCCGGCGCCGTGAACCACCCCGGCGGGCTCGACCTCCCAGCCCTCGCGCAGCCGGCCACGCTCGATGCGCCCCCGATTGTGCTGCCTGCCGAACTCGACCCCCCGCCGTTGCCGGGGCTCGCGATCGCGGCGGCCGACCCCGGCGGCGCCGCCCTCCCCTCCCAGGCCGCGCTCGCCCAGCAATCGCTCGCCAGCGCCCACCTGCTGACGGGGCTCGATCAGGTCCGGGCCAACTACGGCTTCGACGGGGGCGGGCAGACCGTCGCGGTGATCGACACCGGCGTCGCGTGGGACCACTTCGCCCTGGGGGGGGGCTTCGGTTCGGGCTACCGCGTCGTCGGCGGCTGGGACTTCGCGGAGAACGACGCCAACCCCTACGACGACGGCCCCGCCGGCTTCCACGGCACCCACGTCTCGGGGGTCATCGGCGCCGACGGCGGCGCAAGCTCCGGGGTGGCCCCGGGCGTCGACCTGGTGGCCCTGCGGGTCTTCAGCGACACCGGCGCCGGCTACACCAACTGGGTCGAGAGCGCGCTGCAGTGGGTGCACGAGAACCGCAACGCGTTCGAGAACCCGATCACCGCGGTCAACCTCTCGCTGGGGAACAGCTGGAACGCCGACACGGTCCCCAACTGGGCCGCCCTGGAAGACGAGTTCGCCCAGCTCGAGGCGGACGGCATCTTCATCGCCGTCGCCGCGGGCAACGACTTCACCAGCTACAACGCCCCCGGGCTCAGCTACCCGGCGGTGAGCCCGTACGTCGTGCCGGTGATGAGCGTCGACGACTCGGGCGCGCTGAGCTACTTCTCCCAGCGCCACACACGCGCGCTCGCGGCGCCGGGCCGCTTCATCTCCAGCACGGCGCCCGACTACGCCGGCGACAGCAACGGCGTCGTGGACGACTACAAGACCGCCTCCGGCACGAACATGGCGGCGCCCTACGTGGCCGGCGCCAGCGTGCTGGTGCGCGAGGCGATGGAGTTTGTCGGCACGACCGGCGTCACGCAGGACATGATCTACGATCACCTGATGGCGACCGCCGACACGTTGTTCGACTCCGCCACCCAGCAGAGCTACAAGCGGCTGAACCTCGCCCGGGCGATCGACGCCCTGATGCCGGCCGACGACTACGGATCGAGCGTCGCGACCGCGTACAACCTGGGAACGCTGGGGGGCTCGCTGCAGAGCCAGAGCCACCTCGCAATGGATGGGTTGATCGGCAAGCTGGACGACGCGGACTACTTCACCTTCACCGCCGCCGAGACCGGCCGCGTGACCTTCAACGCCACGGGCGGCACCCACGATTTCGCGGCGAGCTGGGCGGGCTTCGGCGCCACCGGCTGGACCTCCGTCAACGCCGGCGCCGGCTGCGCGATGACCGTCGTCGCGGGCCAGACCTACACGGTCGCTCTGAGCTCGTCCGGCGGGCTGGGCTACTACGGCCTCGACGTGGAGTTCGAGAACGCCGTTAACTTCATCGACTGGGGCGCGGTCGGCGTCCAGCAGACCAAAGCGAACCTGACGATCAACGGCGAGCAGTGGTACCGGATCACCGCCAGCCGGAACGGCTACCTGACGGTCGACGCGGTGGCCGGCGGCCAGAACATCTCGCTCGACCTCTACAACGCGAGCATGAAGCTCGTCCGGCAAGGGGGCGCAACCGACCGCGCCGACGTGCTGACCACCGCCGGGACCCAGTACTATGTGCGTGTGACCGGCACGGCGAGCGGCGTGGCCCTGCGGCTCACCAACGCCGTGGCCATCTCGGGCGACACGGTCCACGTCGTGGGGACCGAGGGGAACGACGCGATCGCGTTCAGCACCGGCACGGGCGGTTTCTACCACGGGCTCTCGGTCAACGGGCTCGTCTTTGCGTTCGACACGTCGGTCTACAAGAACCTGGCGGTCAGCGGCGCCGGGGGCACAGACTCTTTCGTCTTGCACGGCACGGCGCAGAAGGAGACGGTCCTGCTGGGGGTCAACAGCATCAGCCTGACCGGCCCCGGGTACGTGCTGGTGGGGAGCAGCTTCGAGAACATCGTCGTGGTCGGCATGGGGGGGGACGACGCCGCGTACATGTACGGCTCCGCCGGCGCGGACACCTACCGCACCTACGGGGACCGGGTCGTCATGTCGGGCGCCGGGTACAACAACCGCGCCGAAGGTTTCGCCAACACCTACGGGTTCGCCAACAGCCTGATCGACGTGGCGTACATGTACGGGTCCGCCGGCGCGGACACCTACCGCACCTACGCGGACCGGGTCATCATGTCCGGGCCGGGCTACGCCAACCGCGCCTACTCGTTTGTGGCCACGCACGGGTTCGCGGACAGCACCAGCGACACGGCGCTGATGTACGACTCGGCCGGCAGCGACTTCTACCGCGCCTACAGCGACCGCGCGATCATGTCGGGCACGCTGTACAACAACCGCGCCACCGGCTTCGCGCGCGTGACCGGCTACGCGTCGACGGGGTATGACCAGGCCTATCTGCACGACTCCGCCGGCAACGACCTGGGGACGGTCCGCAGCTGGGGGGGCGCCATCGACCACGCCTCCGGCGGACACATCGAGGCGAGGGGCTTCGACCTGATGCTGCTGTACGGCCTTGAAGGGGGGACGAACACCCTGGACCTGGAGGCGGTCGACTACGTGTTCGCCCAGATCGGCCTGTGGGGCTAG
- a CDS encoding SWIM zinc finger family protein: protein MPRKKTSAPRLDPPNAVAATPHAAAWAKLTWEDLDRAFDKRSVQRGRSYQRGGQVKNLGVSSDGRLLAAVRGTRSYITSAQLDPSRKPRDRITGACTCPVGNQCKHAVAVIAEYLAQVADGKTPPAAADDDSRWARLAGSAVDRYAGEEASFDDAAGDVGDNEDGADADDSLRSAVIGPRGDARRRARGSSGKAKRAGSAPKTPRRSRAEWDALIRADVVKKPPDELATLVLALVNRFPELRQEFQERILLAEGDAPRLIGEARNELRSVTSEIGWQNHWQHDGHTPDYSRLKHRLERLAELGHADAVVDLGRELLERGMSQVGQSHDEGETGLALAECFPVLFAAVAASSLAPAEKILYAIDACELDQWDYVGQPAATILAARRTRADWSAVADVLVGRLYPSSPQCGDDDAGADDDAVSDRWTRNYRRDSLSNWLVKALEKAGRQDETLSVFEAEARRTGSYERLVDHLMRLKRFDDAERWAREGIEQTRARLPGSAAHLADRLVDLARGRKQWDIVAARAACEFFRRPSVRSFRDLVGAAEKAKCGPAVRRRAEQFLETGIAPIRCEAAPAKAAKTAVKKKGAGSAKRRVAAAAPSPPTLRFSSETGWPLPLPDYLAAAFLSPPGPFDRQRNYRNVLVDLAIAEKKPDEALRWYDAIVDDETPKSGRAPRATASDATAALASRVAAAVAKSHPERALEVYRRELEMHLPHANQGAYESAADCLRKMRPVLRSLDRDNIWTELVKHIREKYRNRPRFMEVLDKLERRRIVASPKRRR from the coding sequence ATGCCTCGCAAGAAGACGTCTGCTCCACGCCTCGACCCGCCGAACGCCGTGGCCGCTACTCCCCACGCGGCCGCCTGGGCCAAGCTCACGTGGGAGGACCTTGACCGGGCCTTCGACAAGCGCAGCGTTCAGCGCGGCCGCTCCTACCAGCGGGGCGGCCAAGTGAAGAACTTGGGCGTTTCCAGCGACGGCCGGCTGCTGGCCGCTGTTCGGGGGACACGAAGCTACATAACCTCGGCGCAGCTCGACCCGAGTCGGAAGCCTCGCGACCGGATCACCGGCGCCTGCACCTGCCCGGTTGGCAATCAGTGCAAGCATGCGGTCGCCGTGATCGCCGAGTACCTGGCGCAGGTCGCTGACGGCAAAACACCCCCCGCTGCCGCGGACGACGACTCTCGTTGGGCCCGCCTCGCGGGGTCCGCGGTCGATAGATACGCAGGCGAAGAAGCCTCCTTCGACGATGCGGCCGGCGACGTAGGGGACAATGAGGATGGGGCCGATGCCGACGATTCGTTGAGATCGGCGGTGATCGGCCCCAGGGGGGATGCTCGTCGACGGGCACGCGGCAGCTCCGGGAAAGCCAAGCGCGCAGGGTCCGCCCCCAAAACGCCTCGTCGCTCGCGCGCCGAATGGGACGCCCTGATTCGGGCCGACGTGGTCAAGAAGCCCCCCGACGAGTTGGCGACGCTCGTGCTGGCGCTCGTGAATCGCTTTCCCGAACTCCGCCAGGAGTTCCAGGAACGCATCCTCCTAGCCGAGGGGGACGCTCCCCGGCTGATCGGCGAGGCTCGCAACGAGCTGCGGTCGGTCACTTCCGAGATCGGCTGGCAAAACCATTGGCAGCACGACGGCCACACGCCCGACTACAGCCGGCTCAAGCATCGCCTCGAACGTCTTGCCGAACTCGGCCATGCCGACGCGGTCGTCGACCTGGGCCGGGAGCTTCTCGAACGGGGGATGAGCCAAGTCGGGCAGTCGCACGACGAGGGCGAGACCGGCCTGGCCCTGGCCGAGTGTTTTCCAGTGCTCTTCGCCGCCGTTGCGGCCTCGTCGCTGGCGCCGGCCGAAAAGATCCTCTACGCGATCGACGCCTGTGAGCTCGACCAGTGGGACTACGTCGGTCAACCGGCCGCAACGATCCTCGCCGCGCGACGGACGCGGGCCGACTGGTCCGCCGTCGCCGACGTTCTGGTTGGCCGGCTCTACCCCTCGTCGCCGCAGTGCGGGGACGACGACGCGGGTGCGGATGACGATGCGGTTTCTGATCGTTGGACCCGCAATTACCGCCGCGACTCGCTCAGCAATTGGCTCGTTAAGGCCCTCGAAAAGGCCGGCCGGCAGGACGAGACCCTCTCGGTATTCGAAGCAGAGGCCCGGCGCACGGGCAGCTACGAACGGCTGGTCGATCACTTGATGCGGCTCAAACGCTTCGACGACGCGGAACGCTGGGCGCGGGAGGGGATCGAGCAGACCCGGGCAAGACTCCCTGGCAGCGCGGCCCATCTGGCCGACCGGCTCGTTGATCTGGCCCGCGGCCGCAAGCAATGGGACATCGTCGCGGCGCGGGCCGCGTGCGAGTTCTTTCGCCGTCCCAGTGTCCGGTCCTTCCGAGACCTCGTCGGCGCCGCCGAAAAAGCCAAATGCGGCCCCGCCGTTCGTCGCCGCGCCGAACAGTTCCTTGAAACGGGGATTGCCCCGATCCGCTGCGAAGCGGCCCCCGCGAAGGCGGCGAAGACTGCCGTGAAGAAGAAGGGGGCGGGGTCCGCGAAGCGGAGGGTCGCCGCTGCGGCGCCTTCGCCGCCGACTCTCAGGTTCTCCAGTGAAACGGGCTGGCCGCTGCCGCTGCCCGACTACCTCGCCGCGGCGTTCCTGAGTCCGCCTGGTCCCTTCGATCGCCAGAGGAACTACCGCAACGTCCTGGTCGATCTCGCCATCGCCGAGAAGAAGCCAGACGAAGCCCTCCGGTGGTACGACGCGATTGTCGACGACGAGACGCCAAAGTCGGGGAGAGCCCCCCGTGCGACGGCGTCGGACGCCACCGCGGCGCTCGCCTCTCGCGTCGCGGCCGCCGTAGCCAAGTCGCATCCTGAGCGAGCTCTCGAGGTCTACCGCCGCGAGCTCGAGATGCACCTCCCGCACGCCAACCAAGGAGCGTACGAGTCCGCTGCCGACTGCCTCCGCAAGATGCGGCCTGTCTTGCGGTCGCTCGATCGCGACAACATCTGGACCGAACTCGTCAAGCACATTCGGGAGAAGTACCGCAACCGACCGCGGTTTATGGAAGTCCTCGACAAGCTCGAACGCCGCCGGATTGTGGCCAGCCCGAAACGCCGCCGGTAG
- a CDS encoding PEP-CTERM sorting domain-containing protein (PEP-CTERM proteins occur, often in large numbers, in the proteomes of bacteria that also encode an exosortase, a predicted intramembrane cysteine proteinase. The presence of a PEP-CTERM domain at a protein's C-terminus predicts cleavage within the sorting domain, followed by covalent anchoring to some some component of the (usually Gram-negative) cell surface. Many PEP-CTERM proteins exhibit an unusual sequence composition that includes large numbers of potential glycosylation sites. Expression of one such protein has been shown restore the ability of a bacterium to form floc, a type of biofilm.), with protein sequence MTQHHRPSAAPTPPGRPQTTPNAPRLASKRAVYSIAAGAAVGVVPPPADGAVVYSGVQDLSIGQGLAQDLDINSDAVTDILLKNYVFFGGNYQGASVNGYPGKLVGFEGALAYASALASGSLVDATTVGPAFFGSMAYGAANPSAEFNDVSGVFLGLSFPIGGNEPEFLHYGWVRVSVNNANGTFVINDWAYQDAANTGILTGETGPLGVPGDFNEDGAVDAADYTVWRDNLGVETSLPNGVDTGGPVGQADYDLWVAGFGGPAPAAASAGAAVPEPSTLGLLAAGCLGVAALRRRQKRED encoded by the coding sequence ATGACGCAGCATCACCGACCGAGCGCCGCACCGACTCCGCCGGGTCGCCCCCAAACCACCCCCAACGCCCCCCGGCTCGCCTCCAAACGGGCGGTCTACTCGATCGCCGCCGGCGCCGCGGTCGGCGTCGTGCCGCCGCCGGCGGACGGGGCGGTCGTCTACTCGGGCGTGCAGGACCTCAGCATCGGCCAGGGGCTGGCGCAAGACCTCGACATCAACAGCGACGCCGTAACGGACATCTTGCTGAAGAACTACGTCTTCTTCGGCGGCAACTACCAGGGGGCGAGCGTCAACGGCTACCCGGGCAAGCTCGTCGGGTTTGAGGGCGCGCTCGCCTATGCATCGGCGCTGGCCAGCGGCAGCCTGGTCGACGCCACGACGGTCGGCCCCGCGTTCTTTGGGTCGATGGCCTACGGCGCCGCCAACCCAAGCGCCGAGTTCAATGACGTCAGCGGCGTCTTCCTCGGACTCAGCTTCCCGATCGGGGGCAACGAGCCAGAGTTTCTGCACTACGGCTGGGTCCGGGTCTCGGTCAATAACGCCAATGGCACGTTCGTTATCAACGATTGGGCCTACCAAGACGCCGCTAACACGGGGATCCTCACCGGCGAAACCGGTCCGCTCGGCGTCCCGGGCGACTTCAACGAGGACGGCGCCGTCGACGCGGCCGACTACACGGTCTGGCGCGACAATCTGGGGGTCGAGACCAGCCTGCCGAACGGCGTCGACACCGGCGGCCCCGTGGGCCAGGCGGACTACGACTTGTGGGTTGCCGGCTTCGGCGGGCCTGCCCCGGCCGCGGCCTCGGCCGGCGCCGCGGTCCCCGAACCCTCGACGCTTGGCCTGCTCGCGGCGGGATGCCTCGGAGTAGCCGCGCTCCGACGCAGGCAGAAGCGCGAGGACTGA
- a CDS encoding DUF427 domain-containing protein yields the protein MKTERIEPGPGQESVWDYPRPPRLERVRQAVRVEFAGEVILETMDAVRVLETSHPPSYYLPMEELVRGLLVPNADQSFCEWKGRAVYFDVCVRDQVAPRAAWGYPAPATRFGAIAGRVAFYAGMMDACYVDGERVMPQAGGFYGGWITSTVVGPFKGGPGTASW from the coding sequence ATGAAGACCGAACGCATCGAGCCAGGCCCCGGCCAAGAGTCGGTTTGGGACTATCCGCGGCCCCCCCGGTTAGAGCGGGTGAGGCAGGCGGTTCGCGTCGAGTTTGCCGGCGAGGTGATCCTGGAGACGATGGACGCCGTGCGCGTGCTGGAGACCAGCCACCCCCCCAGCTACTACTTGCCGATGGAGGAGCTGGTCCGAGGGCTGCTCGTTCCGAACGCCGACCAAAGCTTCTGCGAGTGGAAGGGTAGGGCGGTTTACTTTGACGTGTGCGTGCGCGACCAAGTAGCGCCCAGGGCCGCGTGGGGCTACCCGGCGCCTGCGACGCGGTTCGGGGCAATCGCAGGGCGGGTCGCCTTCTACGCCGGGATGATGGACGCCTGCTACGTCGACGGAGAACGCGTCATGCCCCAGGCCGGTGGCTTCTACGGCGGCTGGATCACCAGCACGGTCGTCGGCCCGTTCAAGGGGGGTCCCGGCACTGCGAGTTGGTAA